One genomic segment of Ignavibacteriota bacterium includes these proteins:
- a CDS encoding carboxypeptidase regulatory-like domain-containing protein: MKTKNKVGLSSNYNFIGLKYIETQHLKEIARLFKKMFYFMAISLIFNFILTDFIKAQEKSKKNSNQIELIKLDHNTNLYHVQTSKVSDKKTYKTEKKSFSANQFDNKIKKLKKINDQHYLSKNIYETKKQAENKLLLKKYVERIELENIKLFGKPTEFYKAPFIPKPNNNYLAKPSISNVLINGKNHDTISVHEPFTLTFSFASNYISSVVNVYLDLDNDGTISVNDFKLTDNALFMDNSDNDADLANGSYKHLFTSQSGFSSILGTLIFEVNDFQSASSAAITILQKPKDTLILGTINPPLKNLLVMAGSPYFPEIKVFTDSLGKFRIIIDREKTQQVYLQTLDPFGITNGYVSHNDNMVVDINSDTTEATFFYSPATSFIEGYVRDQYGLEVKNAQIRAYENNYERTIFTNTDSVGHYKLGTNQGEYVISASAWAWEYLEDNKNETVYLPETGIVRQDFTIFKANSTISGKVTLNSSGIGGISIYADAYYNSLYSIVLSSSDGNYEIPVYTSSNEELTYTVTAFVTQGYLVSTPEKTNVLPGATDVNFEIKRVSGGLKGRITDNLTGDPILGARIRAYNNEYDGNKYSNDSGYYRMSLIDGEYHFEVSADGYYPYAEYSLSITGVMKTKNVALMKSGSFSGKIKDEDGNPINQAVIMAIDTFGYPIGYDGYPDQNGNYFVSQLTTSKYGAFAIASFGVSNVYMPQWYDKVNNKDSATFFQVIEGYDTPNINFILEKGGSISGRAVDNFGNGIAGVSIDVFDSLFNQKSYAMTNDSGYYLAGGLATGKYLVRSSSYEYIEQWYDGATSFENATKVSVVVKQTTPNTNFILSSGASISGTIKDKQNNVIPGAWITITDSTFLPTNYSYSDNEGIYIAPKLQANKTYYIMAESYGYARQWYNLVSSSDSATPIILLNEEKRENIDFVLQNAGSISGRVFDNSGYPLSYIDVNLEDSLGNWSGFGSTDLEGFYIITNLASGKYFAKAYDFNETYAEQWFDQKNSRSEADQITVIEGSITENINFNLYKNQNDTILIKLELVNIPDTLIFSQSYVNDYWVDYSWGINLDVDGLNSTGMNGYEIEITILHYKQPGELPFVSNLLDACHTELIEWSGLNGEVRHHNFNFYIDKSNKNLLMIPVPKSWSELTGISKNTKFSSNTYHLASNETFQDFTSSGYGGNTISDEIGDVTYDFIDIVSTSWEAKSVISVQSANEKPNIYSLSQNYPNPFNPITTIRYQIPVNKHVTIKVYDVLGKEVATLIDEFKPAGIHKVEFNASQLVSGVYFYKLIAGKYIDVKKMILLH; the protein is encoded by the coding sequence ATGAAAACAAAAAATAAAGTAGGTTTATCGAGCAATTATAATTTTATTGGGTTAAAGTATATAGAAACTCAACACTTAAAAGAAATAGCCCGCCTCTTTAAAAAGATGTTTTACTTTATGGCAATCAGTTTGATTTTCAATTTTATTTTAACAGACTTTATTAAAGCACAAGAAAAATCAAAAAAAAATTCAAATCAAATTGAATTAATTAAGTTAGACCACAATACTAATTTGTATCATGTACAGACCAGTAAGGTTTCTGATAAGAAAACTTACAAAACAGAAAAAAAATCTTTCAGTGCGAATCAATTTGATAATAAAATTAAAAAATTAAAAAAAATAAATGATCAACACTATCTCAGTAAGAACATTTATGAAACAAAAAAACAAGCAGAAAATAAATTATTGCTCAAGAAATATGTTGAAAGAATCGAACTGGAAAATATCAAATTATTTGGAAAGCCAACAGAATTTTATAAAGCACCGTTTATTCCAAAACCAAACAACAATTATTTGGCGAAACCTTCGATCTCAAATGTTTTAATTAATGGTAAAAATCACGATACTATTTCAGTTCATGAACCATTTACTCTTACTTTTTCATTTGCCTCAAATTATATATCATCAGTTGTTAATGTTTATTTGGATTTAGATAATGACGGTACAATTAGCGTAAATGATTTTAAGTTAACTGATAATGCATTATTTATGGACAATAGTGATAATGATGCAGATCTCGCAAATGGTTCATATAAGCATTTGTTCACAAGTCAAAGCGGTTTTTCAAGTATTCTTGGTACATTAATATTTGAAGTCAATGATTTTCAGTCAGCTTCATCAGCTGCTATTACAATACTCCAAAAACCGAAAGATACCTTAATATTAGGTACAATAAACCCCCCGTTGAAAAATTTATTGGTAATGGCTGGATCACCGTACTTTCCAGAAATTAAAGTTTTCACAGACTCACTGGGCAAATTCAGAATAATTATTGATAGAGAGAAGACACAACAGGTTTATTTACAAACTCTTGATCCATTTGGGATAACGAATGGATATGTTTCTCACAATGATAATATGGTGGTTGACATAAACTCCGATACTACTGAGGCAACTTTCTTTTATTCTCCAGCCACGTCATTTATTGAAGGGTATGTGAGAGATCAATACGGTTTGGAAGTAAAAAATGCTCAAATACGTGCTTATGAAAATAATTATGAAAGAACTATTTTCACCAATACAGATTCGGTTGGCCATTACAAATTAGGGACTAATCAAGGAGAATATGTTATTTCTGCAAGTGCTTGGGCGTGGGAATATCTTGAGGATAATAAAAATGAGACAGTTTATTTACCGGAAACAGGTATTGTTCGGCAAGATTTCACAATCTTCAAAGCGAATAGTACAATCTCGGGTAAGGTAACATTAAACTCAAGTGGCATAGGAGGAATCTCGATTTATGCAGATGCTTATTATAATTCACTTTATTCTATTGTCCTTTCTTCATCTGACGGGAATTATGAAATACCAGTTTACACCTCCTCCAATGAGGAATTAACTTATACGGTTACTGCCTTCGTTACACAAGGTTATTTAGTATCAACACCAGAAAAAACTAATGTATTGCCCGGTGCTACAGATGTAAATTTTGAAATTAAAAGGGTTTCCGGCGGGCTTAAAGGGCGCATAACTGATAATTTAACAGGCGATCCTATTTTAGGAGCTAGGATTAGAGCATACAATAACGAGTATGATGGTAATAAATATTCTAATGATAGCGGCTATTATCGGATGAGTTTAATAGATGGAGAATACCATTTCGAAGTATCGGCTGATGGATATTACCCATACGCGGAATACTCACTTAGTATTACTGGTGTAATGAAGACCAAAAATGTTGCATTAATGAAATCTGGAAGTTTTTCAGGAAAGATAAAAGACGAAGATGGAAATCCCATAAATCAAGCAGTAATTATGGCAATAGATACTTTTGGGTATCCAATCGGATATGATGGGTATCCAGATCAAAATGGAAATTATTTTGTAAGTCAATTAACGACTTCAAAATATGGTGCTTTTGCAATTGCTAGTTTTGGAGTAAGTAATGTTTACATGCCACAGTGGTATGATAAAGTTAATAATAAAGATAGTGCGACTTTTTTCCAAGTAATTGAGGGTTATGATACTCCAAATATAAATTTTATACTTGAAAAAGGAGGTTCAATTTCAGGCAGAGCTGTTGATAATTTTGGGAATGGTATTGCTGGTGTATCAATTGATGTTTTTGATTCATTATTCAATCAAAAATCATACGCCATGACAAATGATTCAGGTTATTATTTAGCAGGAGGTCTTGCCACAGGAAAATATCTTGTAAGAAGCAGCAGTTATGAATATATCGAACAATGGTATGATGGTGCAACATCCTTCGAAAACGCAACAAAAGTTTCAGTTGTTGTCAAGCAAACCACTCCCAATACAAATTTTATATTGTCATCAGGGGCTAGTATTTCGGGAACTATAAAAGATAAACAAAATAATGTAATACCTGGGGCCTGGATTACCATTACTGATAGTACTTTCTTACCTACAAACTATTCTTATTCAGATAATGAAGGTATTTACATTGCTCCCAAATTGCAAGCTAATAAAACCTATTACATTATGGCGGAGAGCTATGGTTATGCACGTCAATGGTATAATCTGGTCTCATCATCCGATTCTGCAACTCCAATAATACTCCTAAATGAAGAAAAAAGAGAGAACATTGATTTTGTTTTACAGAATGCAGGAAGTATATCCGGAAGAGTATTTGATAACTCCGGATATCCATTAAGTTATATTGATGTTAACCTTGAAGATAGTTTAGGGAATTGGAGTGGTTTTGGAAGTACAGACCTAGAAGGCTTTTACATTATAACTAATTTAGCATCAGGAAAATATTTTGCAAAGGCCTATGATTTTAATGAAACTTATGCCGAACAATGGTTTGATCAAAAAAATTCCAGAAGCGAAGCAGACCAAATAACTGTAATTGAAGGCAGTATTACAGAGAATATCAATTTCAATTTATACAAAAATCAAAATGATACTATCTTAATTAAATTGGAGTTGGTAAACATACCTGATACTCTGATATTCAGCCAGTCTTACGTGAATGATTACTGGGTCGACTACAGTTGGGGGATAAATCTTGATGTTGATGGCCTCAACTCAACTGGAATGAATGGTTACGAAATTGAGATAACGATTCTGCATTACAAGCAGCCTGGCGAATTACCCTTTGTATCAAATCTATTAGATGCTTGTCATACTGAATTGATTGAATGGAGTGGACTTAATGGTGAAGTTCGACATCATAATTTTAATTTTTATATAGATAAATCAAATAAAAATTTGTTAATGATTCCTGTTCCTAAATCATGGTCAGAGTTAACAGGAATTAGCAAAAATACCAAATTTTCATCTAACACTTATCACTTAGCCAGTAATGAAACATTCCAAGATTTTACATCAAGTGGATATGGTGGAAATACTATTTCAGACGAAATTGGAGATGTTACTTATGATTTTATTGATATTGTTTCAACATCATGGGAGGCTAAATCAGTCATCTCAGTGCAAAGTGCGAATGAAAAACCAAATATATATTCACTTTCACAAAATTATCCTAATCCTTTTAATCCAATCACAACAATTAGATATCAAATACCAGTTAATAAACATGTAACAATAAAAGTATATGATGTTCTAGGAAAAGAAGTAGCAACTTTGATTGATGAATTTAAACCGGCTGGTATACATAAAGTCGAATTTAATGCATCACAACTTGTAAGCGGTGTGTACTTTTATAAGTTGATAGCAGGTAAATATATTGACGTAAAGAAAATGATTTTATTACATTAA
- a CDS encoding response regulator transcription factor: MNQNIKDITVSIVDDDYEIRKMLALIIDRSPGFSCKQTYNDLETAMEAIIKKPVNVILMDINLPEMSGIEGVKILKEKLPSTDFIMLTIQEDNESIFKSLCAGATGYLLKETPPLLLLNSIKEVTEGGSPISPGIARRIISSFHLNSQSPLSKRESEILEKLCIGDNYKFIADSLYISGHTVRVHIKNIYKKLHVNSRAEAVNKAIKDRLI; this comes from the coding sequence ATGAACCAAAATATTAAAGATATTACAGTATCTATTGTAGATGACGATTATGAGATCAGAAAAATGCTTGCTTTAATTATTGATAGGTCTCCTGGTTTTTCTTGCAAACAAACTTATAATGATTTAGAAACAGCTATGGAAGCAATTATTAAAAAACCGGTTAATGTTATTTTGATGGATATAAATCTACCTGAAATGAGTGGAATAGAAGGGGTTAAAATATTAAAAGAAAAGTTACCATCAACGGATTTTATTATGCTAACAATTCAAGAAGATAATGAATCAATTTTTAAATCACTCTGTGCTGGAGCTACCGGATATCTTTTGAAGGAAACACCGCCTCTTTTACTACTTAATTCAATTAAGGAAGTAACAGAAGGTGGCTCACCGATAAGTCCTGGTATTGCAAGAAGAATAATTTCTTCCTTTCACTTAAATTCTCAATCCCCATTGTCGAAGAGAGAATCGGAAATATTAGAAAAACTTTGTATCGGAGATAATTATAAGTTCATCGCAGATTCCCTTTACATTAGTGGTCACACGGTTAGAGTGCATATTAAAAATATTTATAAAAAGTTACATGTTAACTCACGTGCTGAAGCTGTTAATAAAGCAATCAAAGATAGATTAATATAA
- a CDS encoding T9SS type A sorting domain-containing protein — MRHWFLKQLIIVLLLVWQLNFIQAQNPIPNAGFENWSGSTPINWTSSSIPGFENITKSTDAYSGNFAVRGEVIGIGGFPNPPILYTGSQTQQTFPLSERFSKFSGQYKFSPQDGDMLYIEIAFINLSVGGGAEGRATIAAGTTSFQELDIVMEYDANNPPNWQPDHGSISITILPPENQTPHIGTWFIIDNFTFDNYPVDVKEIDGGIQNKFTLEQNYPNPFNPTTNIKFTIPDFSYANLKIYNILGEQVAELVNNKLPAGKYNVTWDAANMASGAYIYILKTEVNYQMGKMILMK; from the coding sequence ATGAGACATTGGTTTCTGAAACAATTAATTATTGTTCTATTGTTAGTTTGGCAATTAAATTTTATACAAGCACAAAATCCTATTCCAAATGCTGGTTTTGAAAACTGGTCAGGAAGTACTCCTATTAATTGGACATCTAGTAGTATTCCCGGCTTTGAAAATATTACCAAATCAACTGATGCCTACAGTGGTAATTTTGCTGTTAGAGGAGAAGTGATTGGTATTGGGGGATTTCCAAATCCACCTATATTATATACTGGTTCTCAAACACAACAAACATTTCCGCTCTCAGAACGTTTTAGTAAATTCTCTGGGCAATACAAGTTCAGCCCTCAAGATGGAGATATGCTTTATATTGAAATTGCTTTTATAAACCTAAGTGTTGGTGGAGGAGCAGAAGGACGTGCGACAATTGCTGCAGGTACAACATCCTTTCAGGAATTGGATATAGTAATGGAATACGATGCAAATAATCCACCAAATTGGCAACCAGATCATGGCAGCATTAGTATAACAATCTTACCGCCAGAAAACCAAACACCGCATATTGGTACGTGGTTTATTATTGATAATTTTACCTTTGATAATTATCCAGTAGATGTAAAAGAAATTGATGGCGGTATACAAAACAAATTTACTCTTGAGCAGAATTATCCAAATCCATTCAATCCCACAACGAATATAAAATTTACCATACCTGATTTTTCTTACGCTAATTTAAAGATTTACAATATTCTTGGTGAACAAGTTGCAGAACTTGTTAATAATAAACTCCCTGCTGGAAAATATAATGTTACTTGGGATGCTGCAAATATGGCTAGTGGAGCTTACATTTATATTTTGAAAACGGAAGTAAATTATCAAATGGGCAAAATGATTTTAATGAAATAA
- a CDS encoding OmpA family protein: MRKKILIQFIIVISFSNIFFAQQDLINSKDHPLISRYPGSYIVFYDEQEYNQYSIATGPVSGYKTISDWIDIEGKFTRIYYELSGNITITQIFSNYLKTMEKSGFKFLAKGINKDRNISKEVGGGSWLGIFYNKNNYPTNSNILLGAGSASVGGTCYIAGKLLNGSKTTYVIIGGKEYSQHKKIYMIDIIEETKMKDDLILINADNMLNALKTTGKIALYSIFFDFDNANLKSESTSTIKEIASLLKNDINLNLYVVGHSDMNGKLEYNMNLSQQRATSVVNELIKKYGINANRLSAYGVGPLSPVSTNQTDEGRKLNRRVELVAR; encoded by the coding sequence GTGAGAAAAAAGATACTTATTCAATTTATTATTGTTATATCATTTAGTAACATTTTTTTTGCTCAGCAAGATTTAATAAACAGCAAAGACCATCCCTTAATTAGCAGGTATCCAGGTTCGTACATTGTTTTTTATGACGAACAGGAATATAATCAATATTCCATAGCTACTGGACCAGTGTCAGGTTATAAAACAATAAGCGATTGGATAGACATTGAGGGAAAATTTACAAGAATCTATTACGAGCTTAGTGGTAATATTACAATTACTCAAATTTTTTCAAATTATTTAAAAACCATGGAAAAATCTGGATTCAAATTTCTCGCAAAAGGCATAAATAAAGATAGAAATATTTCAAAGGAAGTTGGAGGAGGATCTTGGCTTGGGATATTCTATAACAAAAATAATTACCCTACTAATTCAAACATATTATTAGGAGCTGGATCAGCATCAGTAGGCGGTACTTGTTATATCGCTGGTAAATTATTAAATGGATCCAAAACTACTTATGTGATTATTGGTGGTAAAGAATACAGTCAGCATAAGAAAATTTACATGATTGATATAATTGAAGAAACCAAAATGAAAGATGACCTTATTTTAATAAATGCTGACAATATGCTAAATGCTCTAAAAACTACCGGTAAAATTGCACTATATAGTATTTTCTTTGATTTTGATAATGCAAATTTAAAATCAGAATCTACATCAACAATAAAGGAAATTGCAAGTCTTCTAAAAAATGATATCAATTTGAATTTATATGTTGTTGGGCATTCTGATATGAATGGTAAATTAGAGTACAACATGAATCTTTCTCAGCAACGTGCAACTTCTGTTGTAAATGAACTGATTAAAAAATATGGTATTAATGCAAATAGACTTTCAGCTTATGGTGTTGGACCTCTTTCACCAGTTTCAACGAACCAAACTGATGAAGGGAGAAAATTAAATAGACGAGTTGAGTTAGTTGCAAGATAA
- a CDS encoding helix-turn-helix transcriptional regulator, with the protein MKVETSRFYDNELDKICNVVWQVDGIPFYQKEIILPSGFVEVIFNLSAEVKYQYGKYEKFNLVPKFFINGINTIPISLTPQGHHAFFGIQLYPFALKSLFNIPAYKITNEAIELNEIFPNAQELWYKLIEVDNFSKRKQIVFFELKNLLEKNKKKCEMFCFINALHFLLSNKSTISEMAKLLNISSRQLHRKALEFLGTNPEYFIKYHRFVNSVKLINQNKNSLTEIAYLCKYFDQSHFIRDFKHFSNLTPLSYLKERKGANGHIYF; encoded by the coding sequence ATGAAAGTAGAGACATCTCGTTTTTACGATAATGAACTTGACAAAATTTGCAATGTAGTTTGGCAAGTTGATGGAATACCATTTTATCAAAAAGAAATTATTCTTCCCAGTGGTTTTGTTGAAGTAATTTTCAATTTGTCTGCTGAAGTAAAATATCAATATGGAAAATATGAAAAGTTTAATTTAGTGCCAAAGTTTTTTATAAATGGTATTAATACAATTCCAATTAGTCTAACTCCACAAGGGCATCATGCTTTTTTTGGAATTCAACTTTATCCTTTTGCACTAAAAAGTTTATTTAACATACCCGCATACAAAATAACAAATGAAGCAATTGAGTTGAACGAAATTTTCCCTAATGCTCAGGAATTATGGTATAAACTTATTGAAGTAGATAATTTTTCTAAAAGAAAACAAATTGTCTTTTTTGAACTTAAAAATTTATTAGAGAAAAACAAAAAAAAATGTGAAATGTTTTGTTTTATTAATGCACTACATTTTTTGCTTTCAAATAAATCAACAATTTCTGAAATGGCAAAGTTGCTCAACATTTCTTCAAGACAATTACATAGAAAAGCTTTAGAATTTCTAGGCACCAATCCCGAATATTTTATTAAATATCATAGATTTGTAAATTCCGTTAAGTTAATTAATCAAAATAAAAATTCATTAACTGAAATTGCATATTTATGTAAATATTTCGATCAATCTCATTTTATTAGAGATTTTAAGCATTTCTCAAACTTAACACCACTTTCTTATCTAAAAGAAAGAAAAGGAGCAAACGGACATATTTATTTTTAA
- a CDS encoding cytochrome c has product MKILKILVILIAIILSLVVVAIIYFNASYPPHYKNEAQDITVEINSIRLAEGKKIVSMNCAICHISNDGTLGGRVFSNYGPMGTSYSANITKDVKYGIGRYTDGELIYLLRTGITKEGKLTPPWMSRFPNLSDEDIFSIVAFLKSENEMVKPVQSLAGENDPSLLFKILMNLAFEPLPYPKEKISSPPMDNIIAYGKYLATAKYECYSCHGRDFSSVNVFEPEKSEGYFGGGNVFTNPDNDLITYSKNLTMDKTGLGNWNLELFTKVLKTGKNLNGTKLEYPMQKYNLLTDYEINAIWEYLKSIPKIVYSNEIK; this is encoded by the coding sequence ATGAAAATATTAAAAATATTGGTAATCCTTATTGCTATAATTTTATCATTAGTAGTAGTCGCAATAATATACTTCAATGCAAGTTATCCACCTCACTATAAAAATGAAGCCCAAGATATTACGGTTGAAATAAATAGTATTAGATTAGCAGAAGGTAAAAAAATTGTTTCAATGAATTGTGCTATTTGTCATATTTCTAATGACGGAACATTAGGGGGTCGTGTTTTTTCAAACTATGGTCCTATGGGAACAAGCTACTCTGCAAATATCACAAAAGATGTAAAATATGGCATTGGTCGTTATACCGATGGTGAACTTATTTATTTATTACGAACTGGAATTACAAAAGAAGGAAAGCTCACTCCTCCTTGGATGAGTCGTTTTCCAAATCTATCAGATGAAGATATTTTTTCAATAGTTGCATTTTTAAAATCAGAAAATGAAATGGTTAAACCTGTACAAAGTTTAGCGGGAGAAAACGATCCGTCTCTGTTATTTAAAATATTAATGAATCTCGCATTTGAACCTTTGCCTTATCCAAAAGAAAAAATTAGTTCTCCACCAATGGATAATATAATTGCTTATGGAAAATATCTTGCTACTGCAAAATATGAATGCTACAGTTGTCATGGTAGAGATTTTTCATCTGTAAATGTTTTTGAACCTGAAAAATCCGAGGGATACTTTGGTGGAGGTAATGTTTTTACAAATCCAGATAACGATTTAATAACTTACTCAAAGAATTTAACAATGGATAAAACCGGTTTAGGTAATTGGAACTTAGAATTATTCACAAAAGTTTTAAAAACCGGTAAAAATCTTAATGGAACTAAACTTGAATATCCAATGCAAAAATATAATCTTTTAACTGATTATGAAATAAATGCGATTTGGGAATATTTAAAATCTATCCCCAAAATTGTTTATTCTAATGAGATAAAATAA
- a CDS encoding PrsW family intramembrane metalloprotease, with the protein MDEDEFNTSQKINSQSNENEHQPFTIKVSDRVTNLAGIEKLEEFNIKEFFEDVLKKHSTDEIEEYFTVGTKSTTPNIEDVDTNWPRPWVFFKTFIGAVVVYFLFVQGWKEFQNINLVPGLIIVGSFAVPISALIFFVEVNARRNISLYQVIRLVFMGGILSIIISLILFQVSDALKLNWLGASVAGIVEEPGKILTLLIVANIRKYSYTLNGLLFGAAVGVGFAAFESAGYALYNGLVDPSPTAMMDNIMLRGMLSPFGHIVWTGMCGAALWKVKGNNKFQFSMFSDPRFTRIFFIAAIMHMIWNSPLYLPFHLKYLILGITAWIIIFGFIQEGLKQIKKEQISFINENKIIKMNA; encoded by the coding sequence ATGGATGAAGATGAATTTAATACCTCCCAAAAAATAAATTCTCAATCGAATGAAAATGAGCATCAACCATTTACTATAAAAGTAAGTGATAGAGTGACAAATCTTGCCGGAATAGAAAAACTTGAAGAATTCAATATTAAAGAATTTTTTGAGGATGTTTTGAAAAAACATTCGACTGATGAAATTGAAGAATATTTTACAGTTGGAACAAAATCTACAACACCAAATATTGAAGACGTTGATACAAATTGGCCAAGACCATGGGTATTCTTTAAAACTTTTATAGGAGCAGTGGTTGTTTATTTTCTATTTGTTCAGGGTTGGAAAGAATTTCAAAATATTAATCTTGTACCAGGATTAATTATTGTAGGTTCATTTGCCGTTCCAATTTCTGCCTTAATTTTTTTTGTTGAGGTTAATGCTCGGAGAAATATTTCACTTTATCAAGTTATTCGTTTAGTATTTATGGGTGGGATCTTATCAATTATAATTTCCTTAATTTTATTTCAGGTAAGTGATGCGCTTAAACTTAATTGGCTTGGAGCTTCTGTTGCTGGTATTGTTGAAGAGCCTGGAAAAATTTTAACATTATTAATTGTTGCAAATATTAGAAAATATAGTTACACGTTAAATGGTTTACTTTTTGGTGCTGCTGTAGGCGTAGGTTTTGCAGCTTTTGAGAGCGCTGGATATGCCCTTTACAACGGATTAGTAGATCCATCCCCTACAGCAATGATGGATAATATTATGTTAAGGGGAATGTTATCACCTTTTGGTCATATTGTATGGACTGGCATGTGTGGTGCAGCACTATGGAAAGTTAAAGGAAATAATAAATTCCAATTTTCCATGTTTTCTGACCCGCGATTTACAAGAATTTTTTTTATTGCAGCAATTATGCATATGATATGGAATTCACCTTTGTATCTGCCGTTTCACTTGAAATATTTAATACTTGGTATTACAGCTTGGATAATCATTTTTGGATTTATTCAAGAAGGTTTAAAACAAATTAAAAAGGAACAAATTTCATTTATAAATGAAAATAAAATAATTAAAATGAATGCCTAA
- a CDS encoding T9SS type A sorting domain-containing protein has translation MKKLYIIFFCFFLFNASVEFSQITITQNDYSTLFAVGKTNITFVDTLTETINIGQPGGNNQWDFTHLTPHTFLELTSVLTSTTPYADSFANSDVATYLNFELDSDSSLSGISETWSFYNSSNATEIGSVSYNSFTDNGITTINEIISRNIPPFRQYDFPLTFDKIWTVKDSVESKSYSSGELYMTNIDVTIYNIHIDAWGAMKLPSGKVVEALRARQQEISTTYFFGIPLGTEISVTYFFMAKTGESLSVLTDSEDPSTSGVIIGSIGWSNDEKITDVQKFKTISNKFSLNQNYPNPFNPTTKIEYNISENSYVKLIIYDILGNEVSQLVNKYQSAGKYSYLFDGSKLASGTYFVHLYSGNYIETIKMSLLK, from the coding sequence ATGAAAAAATTATACATAATATTTTTTTGCTTTTTTCTCTTTAACGCGTCAGTTGAATTTTCACAAATTACTATTACTCAAAACGATTATAGTACTTTATTCGCTGTAGGTAAAACAAATATTACATTCGTCGATACTCTTACCGAAACTATAAATATTGGTCAACCAGGCGGTAATAATCAATGGGATTTTACTCATTTAACACCACACACATTTTTAGAACTTACCTCTGTGTTAACTTCTACTACACCATATGCCGATTCTTTTGCAAATTCTGATGTAGCTACTTACTTAAACTTTGAATTGGATTCTGATTCAAGTTTATCAGGAATAAGTGAAACATGGTCATTTTATAATTCTTCAAATGCTACAGAAATAGGAAGTGTTTCATACAATTCTTTTACTGACAATGGTATCACTACTATAAATGAGATTATATCGAGAAATATTCCACCTTTTAGGCAATATGACTTTCCTCTTACATTTGATAAAATTTGGACTGTTAAAGATTCAGTTGAATCCAAATCTTATTCATCTGGGGAATTATATATGACAAATATAGATGTAACTATCTATAATATTCACATTGATGCTTGGGGAGCAATGAAATTACCAAGTGGGAAAGTTGTTGAAGCTTTAAGAGCTAGACAGCAAGAAATTTCGACCACATATTTTTTTGGTATTCCTCTGGGTACAGAGATATCTGTAACTTACTTTTTTATGGCAAAAACAGGTGAGTCATTATCAGTTTTAACTGATAGTGAAGATCCGTCCACTTCTGGAGTAATTATTGGAAGTATTGGTTGGAGTAATGATGAAAAGATAACCGACGTTCAAAAATTTAAAACAATATCAAATAAATTTTCGTTAAATCAAAATTATCCCAATCCATTTAACCCTACAACAAAAATTGAATACAATATCTCAGAAAACTCATACGTAAAGCTGATAATTTATGATATTTTAGGAAATGAAGTTTCACAATTAGTTAATAAATATCAAAGTGCTGGGAAATATAGCTATTTGTTTGATGGATCAAAATTAGCAAGTGGAACCTATTTTGTCCATTTGTATTCTGGGAATTATATTGAAACAATAAAAATGTCACTTTTAA